The following are encoded in a window of Peromyscus leucopus breed LL Stock chromosome X, UCI_PerLeu_2.1, whole genome shotgun sequence genomic DNA:
- the LOC119086654 gene encoding uncharacterized protein LOC119086654, with protein MSAVAERDLGFPDQEQEGGRMDHDAGQSVLNVLTIHEAGDDIDGTTGCLGSQAVSRAILGEEPGQEEIWPDTEEICTHVEEVWPDIKDIWPDVEDICHKVKDIWPDVEETWPEVEDIWPHAEEVWPCIKDIWPVVEDLWPDIEDIWPVVEDLWPEVEDIWPDVEEPRHSIKDIWPAMEDIWPDVEEPWYSIENIWPAMEDIWPDVEEPWHSIEDIWPAMVDIWPDVEEPWHSIEDIWPAIEDIWPDIEEIWPVLEEAWPDIEEDLYVWNSDQENEVVQEEAEEDQDRNNEEKEEEEEEGGGGGGGRGGQ; from the coding sequence ATGTCTGCTGTTGCAGAGCGGGACCTTGGATTTCCTGACCAAGAGCAAGAGGGTGGTAGGATGGATCACGATGCTGGACAAAGTGTCTTGAATGTGCTCACAATCCATGAGGCTGGTGATGACATCGATGGAACCACAGGATGTCTGGGTTCACAGGCAGTCTCGAGAGCCATTCTGGGGGAAGAGCCGGGGCAGGAGGAGATATGGCCCGATACTGAGGAGATCTGCACTCATGTGGAAGAGGTCTGGCCTGATatcaaggacatctggcctgaTGTCGAGGACATCTGTCATAAAgtcaaggacatctggcctgaTGTAGAGGAAACCTGGCCTGAAGTCGAGGACATCTGGCCTCATGCCGAGGAAGTCTGGCCTTGTATCAAGGATATCTGGCCTGTTGTAGAGGACCTCTGGCCTGATATCGAGGACATCTGGCCTGTTGTAGAGGACCTCTGGCCTGAAGTCGAGGACATCTGGCCTGATGTCGAGGAACCCAGGCATTCTatcaaggacatctggcctgcTATGGAGGACATCTGGCCTGATGTTGAAGAACCCTGGTATTCTATCGAGAACATCTGGCCTGCTATGGAGGACATCTGGCCTGATGTGGAAGAACCCTGGCATTCTATCGAGGACATCTGGCCTGCTATGGTGGACATCTGGCCTGATGTGGAAGAACCCTGGCATTCTATCGAGGACATCTGGCCTGCTATCGAGGACATCTGGCCTGATATCGAAGAAATCTGGCCTGTTCTCGAGGAAGCCTGGCCTGATATTGAAGAGGACTTGTATGTCTGGAATAGCGACCAGGAGAACGAAGTAGTTCAGGAGGAAGCTGAAGAAGACCAGGACCGCAAtaatgaagaaaaggaggaggaagaggaggaaggaggaggaggaggaggaggaagaggaggacaatAA